In Sorghum bicolor cultivar BTx623 chromosome 10, Sorghum_bicolor_NCBIv3, whole genome shotgun sequence, one genomic interval encodes:
- the LOC8065712 gene encoding pyruvate dehydrogenase E1 component subunit alpha-2, mitochondrial: MAGAILRRLTPTAATSPRVAPLLPLLVARGVSDSTDAITVETSVPFKSHIVDAPSREATTTARELLSFFRDMSLMRRAEIAADSLYKAKLIRGFCHLYDGQEAVAVGMEAAITRADAIITAYRDHCAYLARGGDLVAAFAELMGRRDGCSRGKGGSMHFYKRDANFFGGHGIVGAQVPLGCGIAFAQRYRKEGTVTFDLYGDGAANQGQLFEALNMAALWKLPVVLVCENNHYGMGTAEWRASKSPAYYKRGDYVPGLKVDGMDVLAVKQACKFAKEHVLENGPIILEMDTYRYHGHSMSDPGSTYRTRNEIAGIRQERDPIERVRKLILAHEFATAQELKDMEKEIRKQVDAAIAKAKESPMPDPSELFTNVYVNDCGLESFGVDRKVVRTVLP, translated from the exons ATGGCCGGGGCCATTCTCCGCCGCCTTACCCCGACCGCCGCCACCAGCCCGCGCGTGGCGCCGCTACTACCCCTGCTCGTCGCCCGGGGTGTCTCCGACTCCACGGACGCGATCACCGTGGAGACCTCGGTCCCCTTCAAGTCCCACATCGTGGACGCGCCGTCGCGCGAGGCGACCACCACGGCGAGGGAGCTGCTATCTTTCTTCCGCGACATGTCGCTGATGCGTCGCGCCGAGATCGCGGCGGACTCGCTGTACAAGGCGAAGCTCATCCGGGGCTTCTGCCACCTCTACGACGGGCAGGAGGCGGTGGCCGTGGGCATGGAGGCCGCCATCACGCGCGCCGACGCCATCATCACGGCCTACCGCGACCACTGCGCCTACCTCGCGCGGGGTGGGGACCTCGTCGCCGCCTTCGCCGAGCTCATGGGCCGCCGGGACGGATGCTCCAGGGGCAAGGGAGGCTCCATGCACTTCTACAAGCGCGACGCCAACTTCTTCGGCGGCCATGGCATCGTCGGCGCGCAGGTGCCGCTTGGCTGCGGCATCGCCTTCGCGCAGAGGTACAGGAAGGAAGGCACCGTCACGTTTGACCTCTACGGCGACGGCGCCGCCAACCAGGGACAGCTCTTCGAGGCGCTTAACATGGCCGCGCTCTGGAAGCTGCCTGTCGTATTGGTCTGCGAGAACAACCACT ATGGGATGGGGACGGCAGAGTGGAGGGCCTCCAAGAGCCCGGCTTACTACAAGCGCGGGGACTATGTGCCTGGGTTAAAG GTAGATGGAATGGATGTTCTTGCTGTGAAGCAAGCTTGCAAATTTGCCAAAGAACATGTACTTGAAAATGGACCAATT ATCCTTGAGATGGACACCTATAGATACCATGGTCACTCTATGTCAGATCCAGGTAGCACCTACCGCACTAGGAATGAGATTGCTGGGATAAGACAG GAGCGTGATCCAATCGAAAGGGTTAGGAAGCTCATATTGGCCCATGAATTTGCAACGGCCCAAGAGCTAAAG GACATGGAAAAGGAGATAAGGAAGCAAGTTGACGCTGCCATTGCTAAAGCGAAG GAGAGTCCAATGCCTGACCCATCTGAGCTTTTCACAAATGTTTATGTCAATGACTGCGGTTTGGAG TCCTTTGGTGTAGACAGGAAGGTGGTGAGGACCGTTCTTCCGTAG
- the LOC8061497 gene encoding probable galacturonosyltransferase-like 9 has protein sequence MGGAAMWAAALAATVVFLAVEVSGAAGALPRFAEAPEYRNGEGCPAAAAGVCDPGLVHIAMTLDAHYLRGSMAAVYSLLKHASCPESIFFHFLAAEADGEEDPEPELLRRAVAASFPSLRFEIYPFRAEAVAGLISASVRAALEAPLNYARNHLADLLPRCVPRAIYLDSDVLAADDVRRLWETRLPAAAVVAAPEYCHANFSRYFTPAFWSDPELGARVFAGRRRPPCYFNTGVMVIDLRRWRAGNYRQRIERWMEIQKVKRIYELGSLPPFLLVFAGEVEAVDHRWNQHGLGGDNVHGSCRPLHAGPVSLMHWSGKGKPWDRLDAGRPCPLDHTWKSYDLYIPSDSSGAASPASGPALSASVLSW, from the coding sequence ATGGGCGGCGCCGCGATGTGGGCCGCTGCTTTGGCGGCGACGGTGGTCTTCTTGGCCGTCGAGGTTTCGGGTGCCGCGGGGGCGTTGCCGAGGTTCGCGGAGGCGCCGGAGTACCGGAACGGGGAAGGGTgcccggctgcggcggcgggggTGTGCGACCCGGGCTTGGTGCACATCGCCATGACGCTGGACGCGCACTACCTGCGTGGCTCCATGGCGGCGGTGTACTCGCTGCTCAAGCACGCGTCCTGCCCGGAGTCCATCTTCTTCCACTTCCTGGCCGCGGAGGCAGACGGGGAGGAGGACCCGGAGCCGGAGCTGCTGCGGCGCGCGGTCGCGGCGTCGTTCCCGTCGCTGCGGTTCGAGATCTACCCGTTCCGCGCCGAGGCCGTGGCCGGGCTCATCTCGGCGTCCGTGCGCGCCGCGCTCGAGGCGCCGCTCAACTACGCGCGGAACCACCTGGCCGACCTGCTCCCGCGCTGCGTGCCGCGGGCGATATACCTCGACTCCGACGtgctcgccgccgacgacgtcaGGCGCCTCTGGGAGACGcgcctccccgccgccgccgtcgtggcGGCGCCCGAGTACTGCCACGCCAACTTCTCCCGCTACTTCACGCCCGCGTTCTGGTCTGACCCGGAGCTCGGCGCCCGCGTCTTCGCGGGGCGCcgccgcccgccctgctactTCAACACCGGCGTCATGGTCATCGACCTCCGCCGCTGGCGCGCCGGGAACTACCGCCAGCGCATCGAGCGCTGGATGGAAATCCAGAAGGTGAAGCGCATCTACGAGCTGGGCTCCCTGCCCCCGTTCCTGCTCGTCTTCGCCGGCGAGGTGGAGGCCGTCGACCACCGCTGGAACCAGCACGGCCTCGGCGGCGACAACGTCCACGGCAGCTGCCGCCCGCTCCACGCCGGGCCCGTCAGCCTCATGCACTGGTCGGGCAAGGGCAAGCCATGGGACCGCCTCGACGCCGGCAGGCCGTGCCCGCTCGACCACACCTGGAAGTCGTACGACCTCTACATCCCCAGCGACTCCTCCGGCGCCGCCTCTCCGGCCTCCGGGCCGGCATTGTCCGCATCCGTGCTCTCatggtag